A window of the Halobacterium hubeiense genome harbors these coding sequences:
- the azf gene encoding NAD-dependent glucose-6-phosphate dehydrogenase Azf, with protein sequence MDEPVLLTGAAGRVGQAILDGIGDDYDWRLFDREPPTGDTDHEVVVGDVTDEDAVREAVAGAGAVIHLAGDPRPEAPWESVLRNNIDGAQTILDVAVEEDVEKFVFASSNHAVGHYEPERKPDLYREHDDFHLDGTELPRPGNLYGVSKAAGETLGRYYHDEHDLSFVAVRIGNLTVGHPPIDYERGQAMWLSQHDCAHLFDCCLSADYGYEIVFGISDNDRKYYSLERAREVLGYDPQDNSAEWDGDEKVV encoded by the coding sequence ATGGACGAGCCGGTTCTCCTCACGGGTGCCGCGGGGCGCGTCGGGCAGGCCATCCTCGACGGCATCGGCGACGACTACGACTGGCGGCTGTTCGACCGCGAACCCCCGACCGGGGACACCGACCACGAGGTCGTCGTCGGCGACGTCACCGACGAGGACGCCGTCCGCGAAGCCGTCGCCGGCGCCGGCGCCGTCATCCACCTCGCTGGCGACCCGCGCCCCGAAGCCCCGTGGGAGAGCGTGCTCCGGAACAACATCGACGGCGCGCAGACCATCCTCGACGTCGCCGTCGAGGAGGATGTCGAGAAGTTCGTGTTCGCGTCCTCGAATCACGCCGTCGGCCACTACGAGCCCGAGCGCAAGCCCGACCTCTACCGCGAGCACGACGACTTCCACCTCGACGGCACGGAACTCCCGCGGCCCGGCAACCTCTACGGCGTCTCGAAGGCCGCCGGCGAGACGCTCGGCCGGTACTACCACGACGAACACGACCTCTCGTTCGTCGCCGTCCGCATTGGCAACCTCACCGTCGGCCACCCGCCCATCGACTACGAGCGCGGGCAGGCGATGTGGCTCTCCCAGCACGACTGCGCGCACCTTTTCGACTGCTGTCTCTCCGCCGACTACGGCTACGAAATCGTCTTCGGAATCTCCGACAACGACCGGAAGTACTACAGTCTGGAGCGCGCCCGCGAGGTCTTGGGCTACGACCCGCAGGACAACTCCGCGGAGTGGGACGGAGACGAGAAGGTCGTCTGA
- a CDS encoding DUF309 domain-containing protein encodes MDAALRAGIAIHNAGRYHAAHDAWEREWLALDDGRDERLLHGLIQFSAAIHHARDRNWTGAVGLCESASEYLADLPADYRGVNVDTVRAYVKALGSDPERIERAAPVTLTYEGRALALDDLDAPAGVEAAVALAEDLGYDEAFVEKSAEYARDGLAEGELNEFGVLLCDFVTETEQRALVATRLRQHVQRRQRREEDVAGLFD; translated from the coding sequence ATGGACGCGGCGCTGCGCGCGGGAATCGCAATTCACAACGCCGGCCGCTACCACGCCGCCCACGACGCGTGGGAGCGTGAGTGGCTGGCGCTCGACGACGGACGCGACGAGCGACTGCTCCACGGCCTCATCCAGTTCTCAGCGGCCATTCATCACGCCCGCGACCGGAACTGGACGGGCGCGGTCGGGCTCTGCGAGAGCGCGAGCGAGTACCTCGCGGACCTCCCCGCAGACTACCGGGGCGTGAACGTCGATACCGTTCGGGCGTACGTGAAGGCGCTCGGGAGCGACCCGGAGCGAATCGAGCGCGCGGCGCCGGTAACGCTGACCTACGAGGGGCGGGCGCTCGCGCTGGACGACTTGGACGCGCCGGCTGGCGTCGAGGCCGCGGTCGCGCTCGCCGAGGACCTCGGCTACGACGAGGCGTTCGTGGAGAAGAGCGCGGAGTACGCTCGGGACGGGCTCGCAGAGGGGGAGTTGAACGAGTTCGGCGTGTTGCTCTGTGACTTCGTCACCGAGACCGAGCAGCGCGCGCTCGTGGCGACGCGGCTGCGCCAGCACGTGCAGCGGCGGCAGCGACGCGAAGAAGACGTGGCAGGACTGTTCGATTAG
- a CDS encoding single-stranded DNA binding protein yields the protein MGDDIEDVYGDLDTDVSLEEFRDAVESKVEQMGGLADEETAAMLIAHELEDGEVNGVADVEPEMDEVKFIAKVTSIGDVRTFEREDDDENPEGRVVNVDVADETGSVRLSLWDEQAEGAKEELEVGDVLRVKGRPKDGYNGIEVSADQVEVDNEEDVDVQVQDEYRVEDLSLGISDVNLTGEVLGTEDVRTFDRDDGSEGQVSNVVLGDETGRVRVTLWDEQAETATELSQGEVVEVVDGYVRERDGSLELHVGDRGAVEPVDADVAFVPDTTAIEDLELDDVADIAGVIRSADPKRTFDRDDGSEGQVRNVRVQDDTGDIRVALWGDKADLDVGPGDEVAFVDVEIQDGWQDDIEASAGWQSSVIPLADGATTGEDGDDSGSGPTGLSAFEDGNDPSSDTDDSSPSDDDADDGEEVEFTGVVVQAQNPVILDDGEETVSVETDADVTLGQEVTVRGLLRDGRLRAKELH from the coding sequence ATGGGCGACGACATCGAGGACGTCTACGGGGACCTCGACACCGACGTGTCCCTCGAGGAGTTCCGGGACGCCGTCGAGTCGAAGGTCGAACAGATGGGCGGACTGGCCGACGAGGAGACGGCCGCTATGCTCATCGCCCACGAGCTCGAGGACGGCGAGGTCAACGGCGTCGCCGACGTCGAACCGGAGATGGACGAGGTGAAGTTCATCGCGAAGGTGACCAGCATCGGCGACGTCCGCACGTTCGAGCGCGAGGACGACGACGAGAACCCGGAGGGCCGCGTGGTGAACGTCGACGTCGCCGACGAGACCGGCAGCGTCCGGCTGTCGCTGTGGGACGAGCAGGCCGAGGGCGCCAAAGAGGAACTGGAGGTCGGCGACGTGCTCCGCGTGAAGGGCCGGCCGAAGGACGGCTACAACGGCATCGAGGTCAGCGCCGACCAGGTCGAGGTGGACAACGAGGAGGACGTCGACGTGCAGGTGCAGGACGAGTACCGCGTCGAGGACCTCTCGCTGGGCATCTCGGACGTGAACCTCACGGGCGAAGTGCTGGGCACGGAGGACGTGCGGACGTTCGACCGCGACGACGGCAGCGAGGGGCAGGTGTCGAACGTCGTGCTCGGCGACGAGACCGGGCGCGTGCGCGTCACGCTCTGGGACGAGCAGGCCGAGACCGCGACCGAACTCTCGCAGGGCGAGGTCGTCGAAGTCGTGGACGGCTACGTGCGCGAGCGCGACGGCAGCCTCGAACTCCACGTCGGCGACCGCGGCGCGGTCGAACCCGTGGACGCGGATGTCGCGTTTGTGCCGGACACCACGGCCATCGAGGACCTCGAACTCGACGACGTGGCGGACATCGCGGGCGTGATTCGCTCCGCGGACCCCAAGCGGACGTTCGACCGCGACGACGGCAGCGAGGGCCAAGTCCGGAACGTGCGCGTGCAGGACGACACGGGCGACATCCGCGTGGCGCTGTGGGGCGACAAGGCCGACCTCGACGTCGGGCCGGGCGACGAGGTGGCGTTCGTGGACGTCGAGATTCAGGACGGCTGGCAGGACGACATCGAGGCCTCCGCGGGCTGGCAGTCGTCGGTCATCCCGCTCGCCGACGGTGCGACCACCGGCGAGGACGGCGACGATTCGGGCAGCGGCCCGACCGGGCTGTCGGCGTTCGAGGACGGCAACGACCCGAGCAGCGACACCGACGACAGTTCGCCGAGCGACGACGACGCGGACGACGGCGAGGAAGTCGAGTTCACGGGCGTCGTCGTGCAGGCCCAGAACCCCGTGATTCTGGACGACGGCGAGGAGACCGTGAGCGTCGAGACGGACGCGGACGTCACGCTCGGCCAGGAAGTGACCGTCCGGGGGCTGCTCCGGGACGGTCGCCTCCGCGCCAAGGAACTGCACTGA
- a CDS encoding DUF5789 family protein produces the protein MGKTVRLDELEAELRDETYPVDRERVVEAYGDYELDLAGGEESVEAALGRVDDDRFESHVDLVETIEDGVGGEAVGRRDYTDRGASAGEGNQESF, from the coding sequence ATGGGAAAGACGGTCAGACTGGACGAACTGGAAGCCGAACTGCGGGACGAAACGTACCCGGTGGACCGGGAGCGCGTCGTCGAGGCGTACGGCGACTACGAACTCGACCTCGCGGGCGGCGAGGAGTCCGTCGAAGCCGCGCTCGGGCGCGTCGACGACGACCGCTTCGAGAGCCACGTAGACCTCGTCGAAACCATCGAGGACGGCGTCGGCGGCGAAGCCGTCGGTCGCCGCGACTACACGGACCGCGGCGCGTCCGCCGGCGAAGGGAACCAAGAGAGCTTCTGA
- a CDS encoding PHP-associated domain-containing protein, whose translation MSEDRPVLAIDPHVHSEGSYDANEPVELILEHASDIELDGVVITDHDEIEESLRAAELAPEYGLVGIPGVEVSTAAGHVLAIGVTERPERGQSFEATVRGIREQGGVAVVPHPFQRSRHGVRRRNLGECDGIEVYNSMVFTGYRNRRARKFAQRHEYPRFGASDAHSIRNVGRAYTEVALPEIDPGTPASEIPTETVLAALRAGETDIRGKRTPIHRSTRQYAKGAVRKSAYLLTKRLPYVSPWPASMDSA comes from the coding sequence ATGAGCGAGGACCGGCCGGTGCTGGCAATCGACCCGCACGTCCACTCGGAGGGGTCGTACGACGCCAACGAGCCCGTGGAGCTCATCCTGGAGCACGCCAGCGACATCGAGCTGGACGGGGTCGTGATAACGGACCACGACGAGATCGAGGAGTCGCTGCGGGCGGCGGAGCTGGCGCCGGAGTACGGGCTGGTGGGGATTCCGGGCGTGGAGGTGTCGACGGCGGCGGGGCACGTGCTCGCCATCGGCGTCACGGAGCGCCCGGAGCGCGGGCAGTCGTTCGAGGCGACGGTGCGCGGCATCCGCGAGCAGGGCGGGGTGGCGGTCGTCCCGCATCCGTTCCAGCGGAGCCGCCACGGGGTGCGGCGGCGGAACCTCGGGGAGTGCGACGGCATCGAGGTGTACAACTCGATGGTGTTCACGGGCTACCGGAACCGGCGCGCGCGGAAGTTCGCACAGCGCCACGAGTACCCGCGGTTCGGCGCCAGCGACGCGCACTCGATTCGGAACGTCGGGCGGGCGTACACGGAGGTCGCGCTCCCCGAGATCGACCCGGGGACGCCGGCCAGCGAGATTCCGACCGAGACTGTGCTGGCGGCGCTGCGCGCTGGCGAGACGGACATCCGGGGGAAGCGCACGCCAATTCACCGGAGCACGCGCCAGTACGCGAAGGGCGCGGTGCGGAAGAGCGCGTACCTGTTGACGAAGCGCCTGCCGTACGTCAGCCCGTGGCCGGCGTCGATGGACAGCGCCTGA
- a CDS encoding DUF192 domain-containing protein — protein MYGRTLAVVCLLVIAGCAGFPTGGTSTSGATTDTGNGTQVFVDDESGTELGNVTVEVADNWSDRRTGLSEHESLGPNEGMLFVYDSEGSHTYVMRSMSFPIDIVYIGANGRITSIHHAPVEEDNEDLTGYDGVGKWVLEVPYNWTTEHGVEVGDRVRIED, from the coding sequence ATGTACGGGCGTACGCTCGCGGTCGTCTGTCTACTCGTCATCGCCGGCTGCGCGGGGTTTCCCACCGGTGGCACGTCGACGTCGGGCGCCACTACCGATACGGGAAACGGGACACAAGTGTTCGTCGACGACGAGAGCGGCACCGAACTCGGAAACGTTACTGTCGAGGTCGCAGACAACTGGTCGGACCGCCGCACGGGCTTGAGTGAGCACGAGTCCCTCGGCCCGAACGAGGGGATGCTGTTCGTCTACGATAGCGAGGGCAGCCACACGTACGTGATGCGCTCGATGTCGTTCCCCATCGACATCGTTTACATCGGGGCCAACGGCCGCATCACATCGATTCACCACGCGCCCGTCGAAGAGGACAACGAGGACCTCACGGGCTACGACGGCGTCGGGAAGTGGGTACTCGAGGTACCGTACAACTGGACGACCGAGCATGGCGTCGAGGTCGGCGACCGCGTCCGCATCGAGGACTGA
- a CDS encoding M48 family metallopeptidase, with product MAIVGAILFAFYSVAVAAAWFFFGQSQSILALAIVGSVLLVGVQYKIGKWAALRSVGAEDMDEREYQQIHQFVEKVCRDRNLKKPNLKIASMGVPNAFAVGRRGNGTVVVSRELIQLLDRDELEGVIAHELAHIDNRDVVTMQLGQGIASIVGIVAQYIVLFTGDNDLADFFLAIVVGNIVQFFVMLFVLAISRYREYVADADAKRIINGGDPLARALEKISEGNKRAQDSKIDENVNALCIFGEDRGLLQKLVSTHPPTEKRIERLRS from the coding sequence ATGGCGATTGTTGGCGCCATCCTCTTCGCGTTCTACTCGGTGGCAGTGGCTGCCGCGTGGTTTTTCTTCGGTCAGAGCCAGAGCATCCTCGCGCTCGCAATCGTGGGCAGCGTCCTGCTCGTCGGCGTCCAGTACAAGATCGGGAAGTGGGCGGCCCTGCGGAGCGTGGGGGCCGAAGACATGGACGAGCGGGAGTACCAGCAGATTCACCAGTTCGTCGAGAAGGTCTGCCGCGACCGGAATCTGAAGAAGCCGAACCTGAAGATTGCGAGCATGGGCGTCCCGAACGCGTTCGCGGTCGGCCGCCGCGGCAACGGCACGGTCGTCGTCTCCCGCGAACTCATTCAGTTGCTGGACCGCGACGAACTCGAAGGCGTGATCGCCCACGAGTTGGCTCACATCGACAACCGCGATGTCGTCACGATGCAGTTGGGGCAGGGCATCGCGTCGATCGTCGGCATCGTCGCGCAGTATATTGTTCTGTTCACGGGTGACAACGACCTCGCGGACTTCTTCCTCGCGATTGTGGTCGGGAACATCGTGCAGTTCTTCGTGATGCTGTTCGTGCTCGCCATCTCGCGGTACCGAGAGTACGTCGCCGACGCCGACGCCAAGCGCATCATCAACGGCGGCGACCCGCTCGCCCGCGCCCTCGAGAAGATTTCCGAGGGCAACAAGCGCGCTCAGGACTCGAAAATCGACGAGAACGTGAACGCGCTGTGCATCTTCGGCGAGGACCGCGGGCTCCTCCAGAAGCTCGTCTCCACGCACCCGCCGACGGAGAAGCGCATCGAGCGCCTCCGCTCGTAG
- a CDS encoding glycoside hydrolase family protein, translated as MPLSTSKLRSGTLLAVTVLVVLASGGGQLAATRPVVEYGQQLFNTADHPQKDVPMGAEGPPPETAGFHVDFDRPEPDNQVFEFESHDPMLAEANGTHYLVVGTDTDPNLYRSETPTKPDSWQLVDDNYLADRFEFDSLISVNGRYLVYGNSNVYTADSLPADDWTVRNDNTGFRDLGAYYDEETGLVHVYYEYGNAAGYSGKKIGHAVSPNGVTNWTVYPPVWTAPDGYGVGDFDIVEHDDRLYVLGDYDPHHPRYNVSVWVNDDPYSDFVQLDEPAVAPHSATAGASDDYGIGDPSLVRLEDGRYLLLANGYANDSGPAKLHTYVGTIENESRPAARATTGRWSAPVAS; from the coding sequence ATGCCGCTCTCGACGTCGAAGCTGCGGAGCGGAACGCTGCTCGCCGTGACCGTGCTCGTGGTGTTAGCTTCGGGCGGGGGGCAGCTCGCCGCCACTCGACCGGTCGTCGAGTACGGGCAACAACTGTTCAATACGGCCGACCATCCCCAGAAGGACGTTCCCATGGGCGCCGAGGGGCCGCCGCCGGAGACAGCGGGGTTCCACGTGGACTTCGACCGGCCGGAGCCCGACAATCAGGTGTTCGAGTTCGAGAGCCACGACCCGATGCTGGCAGAGGCGAACGGGACACACTACCTCGTCGTCGGCACCGACACGGACCCGAACCTCTATCGCTCCGAGACGCCAACAAAGCCCGACAGCTGGCAGCTGGTCGACGACAACTACCTCGCGGACCGCTTCGAGTTCGACTCGCTGATCTCGGTCAACGGCCGGTACCTCGTCTACGGGAACAGCAACGTCTACACGGCGGACTCGTTGCCGGCCGACGACTGGACCGTGCGCAACGACAACACCGGGTTCCGCGACCTCGGCGCGTACTACGACGAGGAGACGGGGCTGGTCCACGTCTACTACGAGTACGGCAACGCTGCCGGCTACTCGGGGAAGAAAATCGGGCACGCCGTCAGCCCGAACGGCGTCACCAACTGGACGGTCTACCCGCCCGTGTGGACGGCGCCCGACGGCTACGGCGTCGGCGACTTCGACATCGTCGAGCACGACGACCGCCTGTACGTGCTCGGCGACTACGACCCGCACCACCCGCGCTACAACGTCTCCGTGTGGGTCAACGACGATCCCTACTCGGATTTCGTGCAGCTCGACGAGCCCGCCGTCGCCCCACACTCCGCTACAGCGGGCGCCAGCGACGACTACGGCATCGGCGACCCCTCGCTCGTCCGACTGGAGGACGGCCGGTACCTGTTGCTCGCCAACGGGTACGCGAACGACAGCGGCCCCGCGAAACTCCACACGTACGTCGGAACCATCGAGAACGAATCGCGGCCCGCGGCGAGGGCGACCACCGGCCGCTGGAGCGCTCCTGTAGCGTCGTAG
- a CDS encoding creatininase family protein, protein MRLADATWTDADELDTDLAVLPVGSTEQHGPHAPLGTDHVTAETVAETAASNYDREVVVAPPLTVGVSEEHRQFTGTLWVSPETFRATVRDVTESLASHGWDRVVVVNGHGGNVSALGEVCQRVTRDGDAYAVPFTWFDAVGDHSDDMGHAGPLETAFLRHAHPKLVREDRVDDAREGASDHWGEWQSHANLAVDSAEFTENGVVGDPTEGDAERGEELLSLATDALCDLLDAVADRDPSRPPHK, encoded by the coding sequence ATGCGACTCGCGGACGCGACCTGGACGGACGCCGACGAACTCGACACGGACCTCGCCGTGCTCCCCGTCGGCAGCACCGAACAGCACGGCCCGCACGCGCCGCTCGGCACCGACCACGTCACCGCCGAGACCGTCGCCGAGACCGCGGCGTCGAACTACGACCGCGAGGTCGTGGTCGCGCCACCGCTGACCGTCGGCGTCTCCGAGGAGCACCGCCAGTTCACGGGGACGCTGTGGGTCTCCCCGGAGACGTTCCGCGCGACCGTCCGCGACGTGACCGAGAGCCTCGCGAGCCACGGCTGGGACCGCGTCGTCGTCGTGAACGGCCACGGCGGCAACGTCTCCGCGCTCGGCGAGGTCTGCCAGCGCGTCACCCGGGACGGCGACGCGTACGCGGTGCCGTTCACGTGGTTCGATGCCGTCGGCGACCACAGCGACGACATGGGCCACGCCGGCCCCCTCGAAACCGCGTTCCTCCGGCACGCCCATCCGAAGCTCGTTCGCGAGGACCGGGTGGACGACGCCCGCGAGGGCGCCAGCGACCACTGGGGGGAGTGGCAGTCGCACGCGAATCTCGCGGTGGACAGCGCCGAGTTCACGGAGAACGGCGTGGTCGGCGACCCCACTGAGGGCGACGCCGAGCGCGGCGAGGAACTGTTGTCGCTCGCCACGGACGCTCTCTGTGACCTACTAGACGCGGTGGCGGACCGCGACCCGAGCCGGCCGCCGCACAAGTAG
- a CDS encoding DUF5790 family protein — protein MSQSSLDDDELFGEAAEEMRADVEEALDAARAELPDADDVWDVEADNTLGVLNALRSALDVEDVEAHLRDAKKAFVVGERADAFEDADELEAEIDAVEDVLGDIETAREQVGELASTVPALRSALEDAHEGSDGDGDDESDEEAEE, from the coding sequence ATGAGCCAGTCATCCCTGGACGACGACGAGCTGTTCGGCGAGGCCGCCGAGGAGATGCGCGCGGACGTCGAGGAAGCGCTCGACGCCGCTCGCGCGGAGTTACCGGACGCCGACGACGTGTGGGACGTCGAGGCGGACAACACGCTCGGCGTGTTGAACGCGCTGCGCTCCGCGCTGGACGTCGAGGACGTCGAAGCCCACCTCCGGGACGCGAAGAAGGCTTTCGTCGTGGGCGAGCGCGCGGACGCCTTCGAGGACGCCGACGAGCTGGAGGCCGAAATCGACGCCGTCGAGGACGTGCTCGGGGACATCGAGACCGCGCGCGAGCAGGTCGGCGAACTCGCGTCCACGGTGCCGGCGCTGCGCTCCGCGCTCGAAGACGCCCACGAAGGAAGCGACGGCGACGGAGACGACGAGAGCGACGAGGAAGCCGAGGAGTAG
- a CDS encoding histone family protein yields MSVELPFAPVDTIIRRHAGDLRVSADAAEELARRIQRRGASLAQDAAERAAADGRKTLMAADFGVETVPDADDLTLPVAPVDRIARLDLDDRFRVSKDARVALADLLESYASDAAEGAAVLAEHAGRRTVQAEDVQTYFQLVE; encoded by the coding sequence ATGAGCGTCGAACTCCCGTTCGCGCCGGTCGACACCATCATCCGGCGACACGCGGGTGACTTGCGGGTGAGCGCTGACGCGGCCGAGGAACTCGCGCGGCGCATCCAGCGCCGCGGCGCGTCGCTCGCGCAGGACGCCGCCGAACGAGCCGCCGCCGACGGCCGGAAGACCCTGATGGCGGCAGACTTCGGCGTCGAGACGGTGCCCGACGCCGACGACCTCACGCTGCCGGTCGCGCCCGTCGACCGCATCGCGCGCCTCGACCTCGACGACCGGTTCCGCGTCTCCAAGGACGCCCGCGTCGCGCTTGCGGACCTCCTGGAGTCGTACGCCTCCGACGCCGCCGAGGGCGCCGCCGTGCTCGCCGAGCACGCGGGACGACGCACCGTACAGGCCGAGGACGTCCAGACGTACTTCCAGCTCGTGGAATGA
- a CDS encoding ABC transporter ATP-binding protein, translating into MSTATEDDDPFEEQREEVDNAMYRLFDVYGRDNWVAALVGVVASIFARVLDLIPAIMLGYAVDALTGDAAFLPFLPASMRPSTETGGLYVAVAVIAGAFLVGAAFHWLRNWGWNSFSQHIQHAVRTDTYDKMQRLNMDFFATKQTGEMMSILSNDVNRLERFLNDGMNSVFRLSVMVVAIGVVLFTYNWQLAVITMLPVPIIAWFTYRFVKAIQPKYSDVRSSVGHLNSRLENNLGGIQVIKTSNTESYESERVEGVSQEYFDANWGAITIRIKFFPALRIISGAGFVLTFLAGGYWVLVGPPPLMSGSLSAGEFVVFIQLSQQFVWPMAQFGQIINMYQRAKASSERIFGLMDEPSRIEENPDAAELDVDDGEVVYDDVTFGYDDDPIVQHIDFEVEGGNTLALVGPTGAGKSTVLKLLLRMYDVDEGEIRVDGQDISKVTLPSLRRHVGYVSQDTFLFYGTVMENIEYGTFDADREDVVEAAKAAEAHEFITNLPEGYDTKVGERGVKLSGGQRQRIDIARAILKDPEILILDEATSDVDTETEMLIQRSLDRLTEDRTTFSIAHRLSTIKDADKIVVLEDGEIVERGTHADLLAEDGLYANLWGVQAGEIDELPDEFVERAAERTADVDVDESED; encoded by the coding sequence ATGAGTACAGCGACAGAAGACGACGACCCCTTCGAGGAGCAACGCGAAGAGGTCGACAACGCGATGTACCGCCTGTTCGACGTGTACGGGCGGGACAACTGGGTGGCGGCGCTGGTCGGCGTCGTCGCCAGCATCTTCGCGCGCGTGCTCGACCTCATCCCCGCCATCATGCTGGGGTACGCCGTCGACGCGCTCACCGGCGACGCGGCCTTCCTGCCGTTCCTCCCGGCGTCGATGCGGCCCAGCACCGAGACTGGCGGCCTGTACGTCGCCGTGGCCGTCATCGCGGGCGCGTTCCTCGTCGGCGCGGCGTTCCACTGGCTTCGCAACTGGGGGTGGAACTCCTTCTCCCAGCACATCCAGCACGCGGTCCGCACGGACACCTACGACAAGATGCAGCGCCTGAACATGGACTTCTTCGCCACGAAGCAGACCGGCGAGATGATGTCCATCCTGTCGAACGACGTCAACCGCTTGGAGCGGTTCCTCAACGACGGGATGAACTCCGTGTTCCGGCTCTCCGTGATGGTCGTCGCCATCGGCGTCGTCCTGTTCACGTACAACTGGCAGCTCGCGGTCATCACGATGCTGCCGGTGCCCATCATCGCGTGGTTCACCTACCGCTTCGTCAAAGCGATTCAGCCGAAGTACAGCGACGTCCGCTCCTCCGTCGGCCACCTGAACTCCCGGCTGGAGAACAACCTCGGCGGCATCCAGGTCATTAAGACCTCGAACACCGAATCCTACGAGTCCGAGCGCGTCGAGGGCGTCTCCCAGGAGTACTTCGACGCGAACTGGGGCGCCATCACCATCCGCATCAAGTTCTTCCCGGCGCTGCGCATCATCTCCGGCGCCGGCTTCGTGCTGACGTTCCTTGCGGGCGGTTACTGGGTGCTCGTCGGCCCGCCGCCGCTGATGTCGGGCTCCCTCTCAGCGGGGGAGTTCGTCGTGTTCATCCAGCTCAGCCAGCAGTTCGTCTGGCCGATGGCCCAGTTCGGCCAAATCATCAACATGTACCAGCGCGCGAAGGCGTCCAGCGAGCGCATCTTCGGGCTGATGGACGAGCCCTCGCGCATCGAAGAGAATCCCGACGCCGCCGAACTCGACGTTGACGACGGCGAGGTCGTCTACGACGACGTCACCTTCGGCTACGACGACGACCCCATCGTCCAGCACATCGACTTCGAGGTCGAGGGCGGGAACACGCTCGCGCTCGTCGGGCCGACCGGCGCCGGCAAGTCCACGGTCCTCAAGCTCCTGTTGCGGATGTACGACGTCGACGAGGGCGAAATCCGGGTGGACGGCCAGGACATCTCCAAGGTGACGCTGCCGAGCCTGCGACGCCACGTCGGCTACGTCAGTCAGGACACGTTCCTGTTCTACGGCACCGTCATGGAGAACATTGAGTACGGCACCTTCGACGCCGACCGCGAGGACGTCGTCGAGGCCGCGAAGGCCGCGGAAGCCCACGAGTTCATCACGAACCTCCCGGAGGGCTACGACACGAAAGTCGGCGAGCGCGGCGTGAAGCTCTCTGGTGGGCAGCGCCAGCGCATCGACATCGCGCGCGCCATCCTCAAAGACCCCGAGATTCTGATTCTCGACGAGGCGACCAGCGACGTGGACACGGAGACGGAGATGCTGATTCAGCGCAGTCTCGACCGCCTCACCGAGGACCGTACCACGTTCTCCATCGCCCACCGCCTCTCGACCATCAAGGACGCGGACAAGATTGTCGTCCTCGAGGACGGCGAAATCGTCGAGCGCGGCACCCACGCGGACCTCCTCGCCGAGGACGGCCTCTACGCGAACCTCTGGGGCGTGCAGGCCGGCGAAATCGACGAGCTCCCCGACGAGTTCGTCGAGCGCGCCGCCGAACGCACCGCCGACGTGGACGTCGACGAGTCCGAGGACTGA
- a CDS encoding dihydroneopterin aldolase family protein, with protein MASDAQQACFEAGIKFGALYHQFAGTPVSPDSAASLETAIEKSIENQPFCESVTVDILTEKLDTDHGYTELTGEYMEVEVVVDYEGREVVAEMAMQDGYPLMELASVE; from the coding sequence ATGGCATCCGACGCCCAGCAGGCGTGTTTCGAGGCGGGCATCAAGTTCGGCGCGCTCTACCACCAGTTCGCGGGGACGCCAGTGAGCCCCGACAGCGCGGCGAGTCTGGAGACCGCAATCGAGAAGTCCATCGAGAACCAGCCGTTCTGCGAGTCAGTGACCGTGGACATCCTCACGGAGAAACTGGACACCGACCACGGCTACACCGAACTCACGGGCGAGTACATGGAGGTCGAAGTCGTCGTGGACTACGAGGGCCGCGAGGTCGTCGCGGAGATGGCGATGCAGGACGGCTACCCGCTGATGGAGCTGGCGAGCGTGGAGTGA